A genomic stretch from Mya arenaria isolate MELC-2E11 chromosome 10, ASM2691426v1 includes:
- the LOC128207006 gene encoding uncharacterized protein LOC128207006 (The sequence of the model RefSeq protein was modified relative to this genomic sequence to represent the inferred CDS: added 15 bases not found in genome assembly), translating to MLQIQSSRRRSPVFETKCASLITCIDAMKSLGLISGSGTTGHMVGKRTSYYIGGHCLLQCCGEDLCNNGCNMTDKALPTPPTTVLTTPTTTTTTTTTPTTTPTTTTTATTTPTTTSTTTTPPTTTPTTTTPTTTTPSCEHGLDYFRGSCYSFVDREMDFDTAKTYCEKQNAYMVRVETREENDFLANKIRELRRGYLMFWLGIDDKLNEGVWQYVGTNMTASFTNWAPNEPNGQHTLDGDDFTADCAIMSPYVKYQWMDEGCSPYEMAEPICEKRH from the exons TCATCAAGGAGAAGAAGCCCTGTGTTCGAGACGAAATGTGCTTCTTTAATC ACATGCATCGATGCAATGAAATCTTTAGGCCTCATTTCCGGTTCCGGGACGACAGGACATATGGTGGGAAAGAGAACTTCATATTATATAG gTGGCCATTGCTTGCTGCAATGTTGTGGGGAGGACTTATGCAACAATGGATGTAACATGACAGATAAAGCACTGCCCACACCACCAACGACGGTCTTAACGACGcctacaactacaacaacaacaacaactactccAACAACAActccaacaacaacaactacagcAACAactacaccaacaacaacttctactaccactacgCCGCCAACAACCACTCCGACGACTACAACGCCAACTACGACAACACCAA GTTGTGAGCATGGCCTAGACTACTTCCGGGGCTCGTGTTACTCCTTTGTTGACAGAGAAATGGACTTCGATACTGCCAAG ACATACTGTGAGAAACAAAACGCGTACATGGTTCGGGTGGAGACCAGGGAGGAAAACGACTTccttgcaaataaaataagagAACTTCGAAGAG GCTATCTGATGTTTTGGCTTGGTATCGACGACAAGCTGAATGAAGGGGTGTGGCAATATGTAGGGACTAACATGACGGCTTCTTTCACGAACTGGGCTCCCAATGAGCCCAACGGACAACATACCCTGGATGGGGATG attttacAGCGGACTGTGCCATTATGTCGCCGTATGTGAAATATCAATGGATGGATGAAGGCTGCTCCCCCTATGAAATGGCCGAGCCCATTTGTGAAAAGAGGCATTGA